The genomic window CAAACCTGATCTTTTTggaaccataaccaagtggattttgtgcctaaacataatcaCATTAACCACAGAATTGCAACGTTTTAACATATCCGCTGCATAATAACAAACAAGTGTTAGATATCCCTAGTTCGCATTAATGTATGTTGCCAGtttttattctggcaactggtATGAAAAATAGTTCAGGTGTCCAATTATCATTTCTCAGTGCATTTTCCATTCTAGATCTCATAATTAAGATGTAAAACATTTCTGAAGTACTTACAGGTACTTCACATTAGCAACATCCCAGTGCAGCCCTCTAGATGATGCTAATAATCTGCCCTTTTGTCACCCTTGATGTAATTCTGGCAGAATGGTGAAAAATATTCACTGACATCAGAAAACAAcatccatctctctcttcaGCTCTTCTCATTAAGGTTTGAGTGGAACAACTGCTCTGTTCTGTGCATCCATGAACTCTCCCCTGCTGTGACATGTGCTTAAAGAGCAGAGTGGAGGGTGAAAGGTAACTTGTTGCCATGGCCGTTTCATACTGCTCCCGACATTGTGTTCGATCTGTAGTTGATGACATCAACATCACCCTGATGCGAAGCCCTGAGGAGCTCAGGGAGGACAAGAGCGTCTTCATGAACCAAGGAGAGTGGGAGCTGCTCCATATACTGTCCAACTACAAGATCTTCAGTGTGGACAATGATGACTACTACGCTGAGATGAAGTTTCATGTGAGTACTTGATATCTTAAGATTTAAATTTCTATGTGTAGCATAAATGAGGGGTGGTGCATCTTGTATCGAAGATTCTGACCTCTGTCCTCAAGACCTGCCAAACTGCTGTTATTCTAACTTTATTGTTTTCCCATTAATAACACAACTTATCCTCAGACAACGGGTCAGACAAAATCTAATGACTTAGTGTCCTACCAAAGGACTCATCACGTTAACagaaagttacgtaggttaggctTAGGGAAATATGGGAAAAATGGTTGGGCGTTGTCATGTTATGtgcttaatgtaaagttaagtACTTAACAAAAGTTaccaggggtgggggaaaaaaacagtacaaCAGAGTATCGCAAAATTTTGCATGGCGATATTGTATCGATACACAGACACCAAGTATCGACCTTTTATTGTACATTATTAATTTTGGAACCTTTGACACTAgagtaataaaatcaattgctttctcgctccactagatggtgctgaggTTTTcttttcctggtgaggtcagcagaggtctcaatCAGAGACATTTGGCAGTAAGTTtgtcaaaacaaagatggaggcactggagaaagaaatcagaaatgctCTGTCGGCATTTAAATCAAATgtctggacttattttggattttttagcACAGATGGAAAGGAGGACTTCGATACGACACATATGATTTGTCAGCAGTGTCATATGACAGCAAAATATTCTGGGAATACTacaaacatgagggctcacctcacactaGACCATCCAGAGACAGCATTAGCCGCTGATGGCCAAGCTAACACTAAACCAGCTTCACctaaaaatcaaccaacactggacacacttagcttgacaaaactaccatccaactgTGAGAGAGcgaagaaaataacacagtccatcacctacttcatgtgcaaagatcAGCGTCCATACAGCGCTGTTGAAAACCAAGACCAAAACAACTgtacccaagctctacagagaagtgaagcataaagcTGAGGAATCTTTTGAGTAGAGCAGGAAGGGTGCCGTTAACTTGTGACGCCTGGAcatcaaggtcagtggattcatatgtgactataacgggacattatctgacagaggacaggagactgctgtctcacactctccaaactagagcaggaCATCAAAGTCAGACCagagcaaacactgcagacctcctgctaaatgcagcacaagaattTAACAGACAACACTTCGAACATGGGTGTTACCATTCAGTTAGCGGGATGcctgcatgtgaagtgtttgGCTCAGGTGTTTAATCTGGCCTCTCAGAGAGCATTAAATCTGCCCACAGTTCAGTCTttcaggtgtatgcagcatttctgacaggttttatgacagtGTAGGTCAGTCTGTCTGATCTGTGTCACatattgctgcaataaaaatgatgttgatgaacagactgaaaactttatcttatgaggTAAAACTTGGTTGACAACGctttcctttggggaaataatttgcagttggggaaaaaacatgatacattttatcgcaatactcagcgtATCGCAATATCACAATAATAATGTATCATGGGTCTTCCGGCGATTCCCACCTCTAATACCCAGTCTTATTGTAGTTTACTGAAAATTAATGTAATGTGattaacaaattatattttacaCTCAATTTAAATTCAactccaaaataaaacaccagaATAAGACAATTACATCCAttcaaaaataaagacagactCCTTTAATATGAGGTCGTACCTGAATATGTAAATGTTATATCAACAACTAGCAAagttaaacatgtaaaacaaagacAGGCTCACAACATCTCACcaaaaataaacaggtcagtGGCAGTTTTTATCACGTAAGACTTGCACATTTTAAGCACAAGTTATTGTTGCCTTCACCTGAGCTCTGTCATACAGCAGACTGAGTCTCCCCTGTCCTCACACacagaataaataaagttaaatcttGCAGGCCTGTAGAGTATGTGTCTCAGATATCTTGTGACAGTAGTGTCCTCTTTATTTAAACCAAGTGaaggtaaataaagtttaaCTCACATTTCTCTTCGGTCATGGAGAGGCAGTTTCTGTCGCAGGCAGCAGAGACTGAAACTTTCGTCCCAGGTCCTCAAACGCATCTCGGGTCACAAACTGCGCATTAATCTTCCAACAGGTGTTTTCATCAGAGGACCCACACAGCTTTCCCGCTCGCGGCACTAACACAAACCTTCAGGctaattaactgtaattaagtAGAGAAAATTGCGTTTTGGAGTCTTGCTAACACTTTCCTCCATCTACTTCACCGAAACCCGCTTTTTTACTTCGTTTACTTGCGCTGTTTGCCCCGCCCTCTTTGTTTCACTTCCGCACCGTCTGCCAATCACAACAGGTGTCACTGACTGACATCTGATAGTGACCAATGAAAACGAAGAGTCCAAAGTAAAGGtatttgctgttattttttttatttatttatttttaattaatctcAAATATTTGTTTGTGATATTATTTGGAACTGAATTATTCACAATTTGAACTTAAAGAAAATGCCCCCAGAGTTTTTAGGCCAGGGCATGGAGGCTTCAGCCCTGATTGTTTTATGATTAGCCCcagatctaaaaaaaaaaaaaaaaaacccaagacAAAACAGATCTAATGATATGTCATTTCATTCATGCATTAAAGCCCTCGGAAATAACATAATGTTGAATAAAAGTTTTGGTAAAGGAAGAGCTCATTTATAATGCTTTATATATTGCTGGATAGTTTGATCTTGAattttcatcatcattattcattagttgattatattttgtaatatCTAATTTTTCATAGTAACTGAAGGAGAAATATATGGTGCAGTAAAAAGAACAGTGTTTCCCCTTTGAAATGTAGAGGagcagaagtataaagtagcataaaatgtaaatactcaagtacaagaaCCTCACAATTCTGCAAATTTAATGATAGCAGTTGCAAAGTAttgtttccatccatccatccacccatccatccatccatccattttcatccgcttatctggggccaggtctcgggggcagcaggccaagcaaaccATCttagacgtccctctccccagtgttgtttccagctcctcctgggggaccccaaggtgttcccaggccagatgagatatataatccctccagcatgtcctgggtctgccccggggcctcctaccagtgggacgtgccctgAACACCTTTAATgagaggcgcccaggaggatccagATGAGATGCCTGATGCCCGAACCAACGACCAACTTCTAAAatttttaaccatttgttttcatgtctggAACCTCCTGGCTACAACAGGCTTGAGATGCGCATTCAtttgaggacttggctcagaaTCCGGAGTTACTCTTTAAGGAATCTGATTCTTATTATTCCGTTTGATTCTGTGGTGGGAACCTCTTGCGACTGTATGCGTTTGATGACGTCAACCCCAGCAGAATTCAAATCCTGGACCTTCTGCATGGAAGACAagtgctctaaccactacactaggCCCCTTCATATCACAATCCATAATTGTTCTGGAAAATGAAGTCTTAAAAAGAGTTTTTAGGGGTAAACAAGATGCTATAGTGCACCAAAAGAGATTGCTCATAAAGATGATTTTACGTGAGAGGATCCCTCAGACCCTTCTACAGAGGTTGGAGCTGAACCACCACTGTCCTCAAATCTTAATAACGCGCCTGGGCTGctaactataaaaataactgtGGGCCCAaatagttgtttgtttttttgaaatATGCTTTATTTGCATTCTGTGTGAGAGTGAGAAGAGAAGATTGATATCTCATGTTCGTGTGTTATGTTCACAGCTGGAGTTAGGATATGACTAACCTTTGGCATAAAAACTGGAAACCAAAACTCACTATGTAGACTACCAGAAAATACTGATCAGACCTACCGGGATGATGGATATAGCTTTAATTTCAACAGTTCTGGTTCTGCACGGAGTAAAACAAGCGATTCAACATGTTAATTACTGACAGTCTTAGGACAGAGCCCCCTGACATTATAACTTGACTCAAAACATTCATTTCCCAGGTGGTGATCCGGCGGCGGCCGTTGTTCTACACCGTGAACCTGCTGCTGCCCAGTATCTTCTTGATGGTGATGGACATTGTGGGTTTCTATCTGCCACCAGACAGCGGAGAGAGGGTTTCCTTCAAGATCACTTTGCTGCTGGGCTACTCTGTCTTCCTCATCATTGTATCTGACACTCTGCCTGCCACCGCCATAGGAACCCCGCTGATAGGTGACTGGGATCTGCTACTGCTTATCAGCAGTTTGCATTCACAGCAGGGTTCCTGCAGTGTCAGCTCatgcttttaaaatatttagcCTTATTTTACCTCTGAATTCAtgtgggataaaaaaaaaaaaaaaggttggtaAACTATGATGTCAGGAGAGCTCCGAACAAAATTGAGCAGCAGTTAATCTGCAAGTCAAACATGCCGAGACAGATTGGCGAGGGCAAAACAAGCTCTGAGAGCACACTCAGACTAAATTCAAGCACTAATTTCAGGTTTTTGGAGGGCTGGAGAcgatcccagcatgcattgggTGGAAAGCAAGAAAACATCCTCAAAAAATTACCATCATATCACAGGTCTATGACAGAAGAACACAAACATTTAGGCTCAGTCTACCTGATTGTTGAAAGTTAACGCACATGCAAACTCCAGGATGAAAACTCCAAAAGACATGAAGTTCAAGTTtacacatttcttcaatattttaggGAAGAccactttttaatttcaatattttacagtttcaaagtaacaaaaaaggaaaaatttaGGCACCCTGTAGGGTCAGTGCTTAGTAGCACCCCCGTTGGCAaatatcacagcttctaaacactttttgtatcCAGCaaagagtctttcagttcttgtttggtggattttaatttaatttgatttatttatttcgagcagttgaaataaataaataactaaaatagAATATACTGTCGAAAAAACACctacaaaacagagacaaacaataaCTTATGAACAGACTTAGAATGAGAAACATAAATCAACATTTCATGTCCGAAAAGGAGTAGGAAGACGCAACATGCTTGTCTAGCTCTACtctatggagctacattagggtcaaatgttttgtacttgaaaaaataaaatttgaaactgaaaattcatgtgttgaacaatgtattcaaaataaaaataagtatatggaacgttttttcaggttaaatataattttgattcactttggtaattcttttgaatgaataatttttcacttttcacttccatatatattttaacatttaaaatcttattttttttcagtttcaaatcttattttttcactttcaaatctttttttcactttcagatcttttttcagtttcaaatctgttttttgagtttcagacttttgaccttGATGTgcgtggggggcgtggcatcaactgagaggggtgtggaatcatgagtgacagtgccttcagggaacgtaggaactaaaaacattctgactcaacacttatatacaccatattcatgtgactggcagtgtaaaaattggTGCCactgacaaacttccatttagaaatctgttttagacagtactgagcaccaattgcaGTATAAGAGccataaattatgccagattttgcagatCAACAgtcacattttaagtgctgatatgtccaatttccacatagcactgtgaacgcagcgtagTGTCCGTTTTGCTTGCGATGATGGCGTCCAGTCGGTcgggtcaatctgctggagcccatacatccagcacacaggtgagaaatgttaactaagttttgggaaatcataaccAACATCAAGGGGTCGTTTTTGTGACAAGCTCAAAGCTTGATCCATCCACCCCCGTGTTTAACagttttttctccaaacatacctttgctcattgtgtccaaaaagttcttttttaacttgtttccaaaaagaaTCAGGCTTGTTTcaatgttcctttgcaaacttctcacacaggaaaggttttcttctgatgacagtgcaccaccactccagattctgataaatcttcctgcaggtcttttgcagtcaaacaggggttTTGATTAGCCTCtctaacaatcctacgagcaACTCTCTCTAagagttttcttggtcttccagacctcaacttgacctccacagttcctgttaactgccattttttaatgacattacaaactgaggaaacagctccctgaCAACACTTTGCTTTCTTCTTACAGTCGTCTTCTGCTTTGTGGGCATTAGTTACTTTAGTTTTCAGactgctaggcagctgtttagaggagcccatggctgctgattgatgggacaaggtttcaggaatcagttgaaatttgcatcacctggcctttcctaatgatgactgtgaacaagccagagccctaacaagctcattaaggtctgagaccctggtaaaagttgtctgagagctcaaatgtcttgagGTGCCCAAACTtgtgccatcatcatcatcaaacacCTTGTCTCGTCTTACCTGTTCTGTAGGTGTGTACTTCGTGGTCTGCATGGCCCTCCTGGTGATCAGCTTGACAGAAACCGTGCTGATTGTGCGTCTGGTCCACAAGCAGGACCTGCAGCCCCCTGTGCCCCACTGGGTGAGGTACTTGGTGCTGGAAAGAGCACCGGTCCTCTTCTGCATCCACAAGAAGCACCGACTCTGCTCCTCACTGTCCTCCCAGGGCGCCGACCTGGAGCACTACAAGGATAACAACTATGGGACCGGTAAGCTACAGGTGAAAGCGGGCAAGGGAGCCTAGAACGGTGGTTTTTAATCTTGTGTATTCAAGTTTTTAATCAAACCAAATGCTAAATGTTTCCCTTCTAATCGCACTGGAAGGAAGCTTTTTCCCTTTGCTTTAACACTTAGACCTACTTCGATGAAACACAGTTTTCCAAGTTAAATGAAGCCTATTCTTGTCTCATCCCGCAGCCCAGTGCACCCTCCACCACACCTGTGAGATAGGGCGAAGGCTCAGCCACCACGACAGAGAAGGCGGACTGCTCGGACTGGGCCTGCCCCCCTCCAGGGACCCCACCCCGCCCGTCATGGACAACATCCTGCAAGAAGTGACAGCCATACGCCACTTCCTGGAGAAGAGAGACAGGTGCCGGGAGGTCGCCAAAGAGTGGCTGCAGGTCGGCTACGTGCTGGACGTGCTGCTCTTCAGAGTTTACTTAGTGGCCGTGGTGGCCTACAGCATCACACTGGGCACGCTGTGGTCAGTGTGGCAGGTTGCCTGAGGCTCACCCCTGCACCGCTGTGGACACAAGCTCAGTGGGTGGAGCACTGAATTCAGAGGGCCAGAGTTATTGGCTCTATGCCCTGTGTAGCTCAGTGGATACAGGGAGGCACTCGCAGATGATTGGAACAGGGAAAGGCGTCCTGTATGTGGGACATATGTACAAAGGTTTGGGTTTGCCACCAAATCCCTACaaatattattatcatcattttagGTTTGATCAGAGAGTTTTAAAGTTCCATGATGTGAGTGCAGCCTGaggtgttttcagggccaggcCAAGACTTTCTCAGACGCCCAATGCACCAACACACTTAATTATTATCCATGATTATGAAGGATTTAAAAAGACGACAGTGGTAACACAGCAAAGATATTTTAGCTAAGACAGTTTGTTGGGATAAAGGTCAAAGTATGAAAATATGGAGCACTGATGACGCAGTTTAGGAATAAAATTTGGACTCAGAGACAAGCTTatagattaaaaaagaaaaaaaaaaacgaatgaATATATAAAATTAGTAAATAATGAATTTATAATATTGATGTAATAAATGCATATGATGACCTGTTTGGCACTACATGTATATTATTGAGACATTTGACTGCATGCCCCCTCTCCCTGAATGTGTTCTCAGATACATATACACAAGTATGATGCATATTATTagtttattttcatgtgatgGTAAATATAAGTCTTTATGTAAAATTGTGGAAACTTGTACCGTTTCAAATACATGTCAATATAATGTTTAATGTCAATGTGTCACCTTATGTAATAAAATCTGTCCAAAAATTTTATACacaatgattatttttattttacaaatacagTAGCAGATGTGTGCTgtagttttattattattattattattattattatcatatttttattttagttatttattttttattcaattgTGCTGTGTCAACAAGAGATGAGAATTATATACCgtaaaagagaaggaaaggCCTAATAAATCATATTTGAATAAATGCAATATGTCAGACGTatacagataaataaatcacattaagCAGTACAGTAACATACTATGATATATTCTATTAAAACGTCATTATTAtgaattatttttaatgttattcttatttAAAGAAGAATGACTTGCTAATGTAGAAACAGATTTGGAAAATGAATTCTGAAATTAAAGTTGCAACCTAAGATAAAAAATAGCTatcataaacattatgaaatAATAAGCAGTATTTATGTAAAGTATTAAATCCTGTtggttcatttattttaatttgtactTATTCGTTTGGCTGTTTATTTAATAAAGCCtcacttttaatttaattttgtccaACTGGACTTTCACACTTTACTCTTTAGCATTTGTATTTCCCCCTCTTAAGTGTTTAAGATAATTACTACTGATTAATCTTTAGGGACGGGTCTTTATTTATCAGGGGGGAGGTGTggcttcttttatttatttaatgtaatgtaatttaatttaatttaatttaatttaatttaatttaatttaatttaatttatttgttttgagcCTCCCCAgtgctacaaatatttttcctcagCTGAAATTTTGTGGTGTTAGCACTCACAGGTTTTAACTTGGTTTATTTTTAGGTACATTTTAAATGGGTACATAGATACAATACGTCTTTTTTATAGTCTATATATAAGATAGATTCTATGCAGTGGTGTGAGacgtattcagatcctttactgcgGTAGAAGTACGAATACCACTCCATGAAATTACTCAGCGCTGCATTAAAACCTcacttagggactgttcttcacttatcagaggagggcgGTGGTTAGGGTGTGactttttattatatatttttcctttaGCCTCCCTTAGTGACCGGCAGAAAGTATTTGACCCTCGCTCCTCCATAAATGactaattagatttttaaaacttaccctttgatatctgaaagttaaaagttagaGGCTGAAGATAAcagaaatatcactattttcagctcagatttggttatgtttttttttttcctttttctgatGGAAGCGTTCcttgcacatgatgtgtccaaggactaTTGGAAATTTGATAATCCAACAatagtttctggctgtgataaatgatTTTGAATGAATTTTGGCAATTGTTTCAAAAAAGCATGCCTTCCAAATGCACATTTTCTTTACAAACTgggataaaataaatacaaaatacaaccatttacatttatatgtCTGTCCCTggagccaaaataaaaacatatgtcCCTCACCAGTGcttcaaaaaaatatttgacatgcctcccccaaataaataacgaacagtccctcAGTTTAGAGGACTGTAAATTAtgtcaaatacattgttttaacATGGTTCCTGACCCCATTGTGAAATGGGTCCATTCACTGCTGATATTCTAatttttttctgagatttgaggTGTTTAATACCCGCAATTCCCACAATAATGAACTGCTCATAATCTGCCTCAAACCTGCTAATATCAGTATAAACACCACACAGCTCATCATCATGAGTTAACTCCTGCAGTTCACCCCAGCAGCCAGAGGATGGCACCATGCACAACAGCATCAGTCTCCCtcagctgcagagctgcacaaCAGGTTCTCTCATGCTACAACTGAGTCACTGAATATTAAATCCTTTGTTCGTaagaatatttttaaatgcatgtaaaggGAACTAATACATTAACACAAATGAAAcccctttttctttctgtgtattttgtgtttccAAAAAGACTTGCTGTGTCACCAGAGATCTTTTAGAGTGAAGTTTAATCTGTTTTAAATCTGTATGGTTCCAATGAAGAGCCCAGTCAtgctctgtgtggacagtgagTCACCTTGGAATTCTTTTTAAGTTAAGTATCGCAAGAACAGCCTTAGGAGgggattattttttttgtaataatacCAAATTTACCATGATAAAATACTTTGTATACTCAGAATACGAAAACACACGCCATACTGTTTATACACTGTTTTGATACAGTGACAGTTACTGTGTCtccatctgtttgtgtgtttattttttataattatactaaatctaaatgttgcATCTTCTGACACAAACATGTCATTCCTTTATCACACTGCCTGCTCCACCCTGTAAGGACTGCAAActtatttttaaattcaattttcaatcattttaaatagtctttttatctttgcacctcttgCCTGcacttatttgtttttgtaaaaaaaaaaagaaaaaaagtgaatcattttgtaattaattttacattttattacacaAGTAATTTGAATTTCCCTTGTGTATGAGACGTGCAATACAAAAAAAGTGGCATTGCCAATCTGTGTAAATTTAATCCAATTTAGTAGATACTACTTATTGTGCTGATATTAACGTACTTTATGGAACGCAGAGTAACATATGCAggtaacatacatattacccagcaatctttaaatgacaaaaactacaaaagaaaacaggaaattaTTAGTTTAACTAAATAGTTTTTATAGTTAACCCTTTTGACTGTTTTTGACTACTTTTCATTGTACCTTTAAATTTAACATATCTTGCCttgtttggtatcatttttttcagcacaacctTGTGTGACTTTAGTTATTTAtgtatgacatactgtattaacacactggacctaaaatcacacaaacaccACCAATAGGAAAGGGGCCATGCTTTTTTCTGCTTGCGAGCACTTTCGTTAGAATAGCCCATTTTTACCATTTGTTTCTGCACCAAACGTGACGACAATATTCAGGAAAAAGCATggcataattttttttaatcataagtCTGGTTTTACTTAGCCTATCAACACAATTTAAAAGTGGTATATAGTCTGAAGTTCACACTTTCGACACAAGTTGAAATGGAGACTCAGCGAGGCTGCGTCTTGCTGCTACGTCAATTTAAATCGGTCATGTGATTTGGTCACACCGGCATGTCTGTGGACTCCAGAGGGTTGGATTATATTTTCTATAGTgtatgtagaataagcatatcattttgttatagattgatattattttacaaaaacagaaagccaTGATGGAGATAGGTTTGCCTTTTAGAGGGCATATATAGAAAATTGCAccattttttatttactgtgagttcttctttgagcACAGGTGTATCCTTAGGTGGCCCCTCCAGCTCACAGGGCCCCTGCCGCAGCCCCTCATTAAGTACTTTGCAGCCTGAAATTAGAAgacaatttacattttaaacctTTGTAATACGGTGTTTCACATATCAGACACGTGTGAACAAATGTAAGTGAAGATATACAGGGTATTTTTCTCCTCGGTTTATTTAGGTAATATTAACATTCCTATGTTTTTTCGTGTACTAATTAAAGTAAACATCAGCTGTATAACACATCCTTAGCTTTATATTTGTTCAACTGATTAATTGTCTGTATATGAGCCAGTAAAGACATCAGATAACGTGAGACAGGATGTCAAGGgcaaacacattttcatgcATAGTGGCCACCCTGACCAGACCTCAGATATGATTGCCATGATGTCACATGATTTGGTTTGATAAAGAAGTTAAAAACTTGAAGATCATCATTTTTGTAGCAAAGGCTGGCAGCCTAAAGACTCCAGCCTTTAGTGGGTCAAAGTTTAGAGCTGAATCCTCACGCTGCAACACAAAGGCCCTTCACTGTTCATATTACCACCCTGACAAACCATTCACCACCCCCCTGCCCCTTCCTTCCTAAAACCCCAAAATAAGATCAAAGTCCCACTGAAGCAACAAGTCCAACAAAACCCTTCACAATGAgagttttttccctctcatttcctgtttttcttttctgccaaaatctaaaaaaagtccgaaaaaataaccacagagccgccatgtgttttgggtgtaaTTCTTTGGAGTGAGTGCATAAGTGGAGAGGGAAAGTGGAGAGCTGCCTCATTAGTTCCCAATACACTGAAGTCAAGATCTGATCCTGCGTGCCAGAGAGAGGAAATGAGCAAATATAGTGGCATTATTGGGACGCGTTGGAGACACTTTTGatgtgatgtttgtttgttggacacacagagacagactcgCCTTTTCAAGCTTTACTGGGGACGAAATGACATCAACCAGATGACAATGGAAGTGTTGCTTTAAACTTTAACACATTAAAGGAACATACTGCACACGTTTGCATGTTTTAGCACATCAGTAAATCACATTACTTCACATACAATATATAATGTCACATGTTAAACTCAAGCAGGAAGTGCAAAAACGCAGTGGTGTTAGAACATATCTCTGTCATTGCATTTAATCGCTACTTGCGCCAATTAAAGGATGGAAAAggtgatggattttttttggtttttcacATCCTGCCTTGACGGTGTGAATGCAGAATTCAAACCTCATTAAATGTTTAATGCTTGTCCTATAGACTGTGCAGAACAGTTTCTCAGCCCTACAATCAACCTTTAAATTATGCCTTTAGAGAggcttcatcctctgggaagCATGTGGAGACTTTGGCCTGATGGTGGCACCAGAGGAAAGGTCAGGTCACGATAATCGCTTTGAATTATCCTCTGGCAACCATGACTATTCCAACatcccggtctcactccgaagtcactGAAAAGTGGCGCTTgatcagtgacttccggcatcagacaccaatgaa from Epinephelus lanceolatus isolate andai-2023 chromosome 11, ASM4190304v1, whole genome shotgun sequence includes these protein-coding regions:
- the htr3a gene encoding 5-hydroxytryptamine receptor 3A gives rise to the protein MRVSSAWTALVFLLIQGASRACTVKKLGSSTGRFANATLVRLSEFLSAGYKKGVRPVKDWRTSTIVAIDLMVYSILNVDEKNQVLTTYVWYRQSWTDEFLVWNPEDFDEVKQVSIPTANVWVPDILINEFVDVGKSPDIPYVYVTHDGLVRNYKPIQVVTACTLNIYNFPFDVQKCSLTFQSWLHTIDDINITLMRSPEELREDKSVFMNQGEWELLHILSNYKIFSVDNDDYYAEMKFHVVIRRRPLFYTVNLLLPSIFLMVMDIVGFYLPPDSGERVSFKITLLLGYSVFLIIVSDTLPATAIGTPLIGVYFVVCMALLVISLTETVLIVRLVHKQDLQPPVPHWVRYLVLERAPVLFCIHKKHRLCSSLSSQGADLEHYKDNNYGTAQCTLHHTCEIGRRLSHHDREGGLLGLGLPPSRDPTPPVMDNILQEVTAIRHFLEKRDRCREVAKEWLQVGYVLDVLLFRVYLVAVVAYSITLGTLWSVWQVA